The Macaca fascicularis isolate 582-1 chromosome 1, T2T-MFA8v1.1 genome includes a window with the following:
- the BECN2 gene encoding beclin-2: MTSIRFLCQRCHQALRLSCSSESGSLPAAAAPTSGQAGPGDTPEPGATTSEVTDAEEPQDGASSRPLPGDGSVSKDQANVFTLLGELGAMQTLSSIQKAAGDIFDIVSGQEDVDHPLCEECTDSLLEQLDIQLALTEAESQNYQRCLETGMLATSEDQTAALRAELRDLELEEARLVQELEDVDRSNARAATDLEAAQAEAAELGQQERRYYREYSALKWQQLELLDQLGNVENQLQYARVQMDRLKEINCFTATFEIWVEGSLGVINNFRLGCLPTVPVGWNEINAAWGQAALLLLALANTIGLQFQRYRLIPCGNHSYLKSLTDEGTELPLFSYGGQDVFLNNKFDRAMLAFLDCMQQFKEEAEKGELGLCLPYRIQVETGLMEDAGGRGECYSIRTHLNTQELWTKALKFLLINLKRSLIWVASRYQK, translated from the coding sequence ATGACTTCCATCCGCTTCCTGTGCCAGCGCTGCCACCAGGCTCTAAGGCTGAGTTGCTCCTCGGAGTCCGGGAGCCTCCCTGCAGCCGCGGCGCCCACCTCGGGGCAGGCTGGGCCCGGAGACACCCCGGAGCCCGGCGCCACCACCAGCGAGGTGACAGATGCTGAGGAACCACAGGACGGCGCCTCCAGCAGACCCCTTCCAGGTGATGGCAGTGTGTCCAAGGACCAGGCCAACGTCTTCACGCTGCTGGGGGAGCTTGGCGCCATGCAAACGCTCAGTAGCATCCAGAAGGCAGCTGGTGACATTTTTGACATCGTCTCTGGCCAAGAAGATGTGGACCATCCCCTGTGTGAAGAGTGCACCGACAGTCTTCTAGAGCAGCTGGACATCCAGCTCGCTCTCACAGAAGCTGAGAGTCAGAACTACCAACGCTGCCTGGAGACCGGGATGCTGGCGACCAGCGAGGACCAGACGGCGGCGCTGCGGGCGGAGCTGCGGGACCTGGAGCTGGAGGAGGCCAGGCTGGTGCAGGAGCTGGAGGATGTGGACAGGAGCAATGCAAGAGCAGCCACGGATCTCGAGGCAGCCCAGGCAGAGGCTGCGGAGCTGGGTCAGCAGGAGAGGCGGTACTACAGGGAGTACAGTGCCTTGAAGTGGCAGCAGCTGGAACTGCTTGACCAGCTGGGGAACGTGGAGAACCAGCTGCAATATGCCAGGGTCCAGATGGACCGGTTGAAGGAAATCAACTGTTTCACTGCCACGTTTGAGATCTGGGTGGAGGGCTCCTTGGGCGTCATCAATAACTTCAGGTTGGGCTGCCTCCCCACTGTCCCTGTGGGCTGGAATGAGATTAACGCTGCCTGGGGACAGGCGGCTTTGCTGCTCCTTGCCCTGGCCAATACAATTGGACTGCAGTTTCAGAGGTATCGACTCATCCCCTGCGGAAACCATTCCTATCTGAAGTCTTTAACAGATGAGGGCACTGAGCTCCCCTTGTTCTCTTACGGGGGGCAGGATGTTTTCCTCAATAACAAGTTCGACCGCGCGATGTTGGCCTTCCTGGACTGCATGCAGCAGTTCAAggaagaggctgagaagggtgagCTGGGCCTCTGTCTGCCCTACAGGATCCAGGTGGAGACAGGCCTGATGGAGGACGCTGGCGGCCGAGGGGAATGCTATTCCATCAGAACCCATCTGAACACGCAGGAGCTGTGGACAAAGGCACTCAAGTTCTTGCTTATAAATTTAAAGCGGAGTCTCATCTGGGTTGCCTCAAGGTATCAAAAGTAG